A section of the Pseudomonas sp. Q1-7 genome encodes:
- the cytX gene encoding putative hydroxymethylpyrimidine transporter CytX — MNTPPNYSPSLPVAFDQRVLGTRDLFSLWFSLGLGLMVLQTGALLAPGLGTSDALLAILLGTGAGVLLLGAAAMIGSDTGLAAMASLKLSLGSTGAALPAVLNLLQLVGWGAFEIIVMRDAASLLAARGLGDSSLLASPTLWTLVFGALATLLAVAGPLAFVRRILRRWGIWLLLGACVWLTWDLFNRADLSALMARAGDGSMSFALGFDIAIAMPLSWLPLIADYSRFGRRGGGVFFGSALGFFIGCLWLMGLGVAYTLAFAEGGDVNALLLALAGAGMGIPLLLILLDESEKAFADIHSAAVSSGILLPLKVEQLALAIGALCTLIAWFAPLAEYQNFLLLIGSVFAPLFGVVLVDHFVLRRRRAELAPRVALRWDTLLAWGCGVAIYHLLANRWPELGATLPALLAAGSLQWLLGRFSRARGNTGASVFR; from the coding sequence GTGAACACCCCACCCAACTACTCACCGTCCCTCCCGGTCGCCTTCGACCAGCGCGTCCTCGGCACGCGCGACCTGTTTTCCCTCTGGTTCTCTCTCGGTCTCGGCCTGATGGTGCTGCAAACCGGCGCCCTGCTGGCGCCGGGCCTCGGCACCAGCGATGCATTGCTGGCCATCCTCCTGGGCACCGGCGCCGGCGTGCTGCTGCTGGGGGCGGCGGCGATGATCGGCAGCGACACCGGCCTGGCGGCCATGGCCTCGCTCAAGCTGAGCCTGGGTTCCACCGGCGCGGCCTTGCCGGCCGTGCTCAACCTGCTGCAACTGGTGGGCTGGGGCGCCTTCGAGATCATCGTGATGCGTGACGCCGCCAGTCTGCTGGCCGCCCGCGGACTGGGCGACAGCAGCCTGTTGGCCTCGCCGACCCTCTGGACCCTGGTGTTCGGCGCCCTCGCGACCCTGCTGGCGGTGGCCGGTCCGCTGGCCTTCGTGCGCCGCATCCTGCGTCGCTGGGGCATCTGGCTGCTGCTCGGCGCCTGCGTCTGGCTGACCTGGGACCTGTTCAACCGTGCTGATCTCTCGGCCCTGATGGCGCGGGCCGGCGACGGCTCCATGTCTTTCGCCCTGGGCTTCGATATCGCCATTGCCATGCCGCTGTCCTGGCTACCGCTGATCGCCGACTACTCGCGCTTCGGCCGACGTGGCGGCGGAGTCTTCTTCGGCTCGGCGCTGGGGTTCTTCATCGGCTGCCTGTGGCTGATGGGGCTGGGCGTGGCCTATACCCTGGCCTTCGCCGAGGGCGGCGACGTCAACGCCCTGCTGCTGGCGCTGGCCGGTGCCGGCATGGGCATCCCGCTGCTGCTGATCCTGCTGGACGAGTCGGAAAAGGCCTTCGCCGACATCCACTCGGCGGCGGTCTCCAGCGGCATCCTGCTGCCGCTCAAGGTGGAACAGTTGGCCCTGGCTATCGGTGCGCTCTGCACCCTGATTGCCTGGTTCGCGCCGCTGGCCGAGTACCAGAACTTCCTGCTGCTGATCGGCTCGGTGTTCGCGCCGCTGTTCGGCGTGGTGCTGGTGGATCACTTCGTCCTGCGCCGCCGCCGCGCCGAACTGGCGCCGCGTGTCGCGCTGCGCTGGGACACCCTGCTGGCCTGGGGTTGCGGCGTGGCCATTTACCATCTGCTGGCCAACCGCTGGCCGGAGCTGGGAGCGACCCTGCCCGCGCTGCTGGCCGCGGGCTCGCTGCAATGGCTGCTGGGCCGCTTC
- the thiC gene encoding phosphomethylpyrimidine synthase ThiC: protein MTAKQQKNLSESAQVDQQSIQPFPRSQKVYVQGSRPDIRVPMREISLDVTPTAFGGEINAPVTVYDTSGPYTDPSVSIDVRKGLADVRSPWIEDRGDTERLPGLTSEFGQRRLADAELSAMRFAHVRNPRRAKAGQNVTQMHYAKKGIVTPEMEYVAIRENMKLAEAREAGLLKEQHAGHSFGAAIPKEITPEFVRQEVARGRAIIPANINHVELEPMIIGRNFLVKINGNIGNSALGSSIEEEVAKLTWGIRWGSDTVMDLSTGKHIHETREWIIRNSPVPIGTVPVYQALEKVGGIAEDLTWELFRDTLIEQAEQGVDYFTIHAGVLLRYVPLTAKRVTGIVSRGGSIMAKWCLAHHKENFLYTHFEEICEIMKAYDVSFSLGDGLRPGSIADANDAAQFGELETLGELTKVAWKHDVQTMIEGPGHVPMHLIKENMDKQLECCDEAPFYTLGPLTTDIAPGYDHITSGIGAAMIGWFGCAMLCYVTPKEHLGLPNKDDVKTGIITYKIAAHAADLAKGHPGAQIRDNALSKARFEFRWEDQFNLGLDPDTARAFHDETLPKESAKVAHFCSMCGPKFCSMKITQEVRDYAKENGLTDEQKAIEAGFAEQSGRFKDEGSVIYKQV from the coding sequence ATGACCGCAAAACAACAAAAGAACCTGAGCGAAAGCGCCCAGGTCGACCAGCAATCCATCCAGCCTTTCCCCCGTTCGCAGAAAGTCTATGTGCAGGGCTCGCGCCCGGACATCCGCGTGCCCATGCGCGAGATCAGCCTGGACGTGACCCCCACCGCCTTCGGTGGCGAGATCAACGCCCCGGTCACCGTCTATGACACCTCCGGCCCCTACACCGACCCGAGCGTCAGCATCGACGTGCGCAAGGGCCTGGCCGACGTACGCAGCCCCTGGATCGAAGACCGTGGCGACACCGAGCGCCTGCCGGGCCTGACCTCCGAGTTCGGCCAACGCCGCCTGGCGGACGCCGAACTCTCCGCCATGCGCTTCGCCCATGTGCGCAACCCGCGCCGCGCCAAGGCCGGCCAGAACGTCACGCAGATGCACTACGCGAAGAAGGGCATCGTCACGCCCGAGATGGAATACGTCGCCATCCGCGAGAACATGAAGCTGGCCGAGGCGCGTGAAGCCGGCCTGCTCAAGGAGCAGCACGCCGGCCACAGCTTCGGCGCCGCCATCCCGAAAGAGATCACCCCCGAGTTCGTGCGCCAGGAAGTGGCTCGCGGTCGCGCCATCATTCCGGCGAACATCAACCACGTGGAGCTGGAGCCGATGATCATCGGCCGCAACTTCCTGGTGAAGATCAACGGCAACATCGGCAACTCGGCCCTGGGTTCCTCCATCGAAGAAGAAGTGGCCAAGCTGACCTGGGGCATTCGCTGGGGCTCGGACACGGTGATGGACCTGTCCACCGGCAAGCACATCCATGAAACCCGTGAGTGGATCATCCGCAACTCGCCGGTACCGATCGGCACCGTGCCGGTCTACCAGGCCCTGGAAAAGGTCGGCGGCATCGCCGAAGACCTGACCTGGGAGCTGTTCCGCGACACCCTGATCGAGCAGGCCGAGCAGGGCGTGGACTACTTCACCATCCATGCCGGCGTGCTGCTGCGCTACGTGCCGCTGACCGCCAAGCGCGTCACCGGCATCGTCTCCCGTGGCGGCTCGATCATGGCCAAGTGGTGCCTGGCCCACCACAAGGAGAATTTCCTCTACACCCACTTCGAGGAAATCTGCGAAATCATGAAGGCCTACGACGTCAGCTTCTCGCTGGGCGATGGCCTGCGTCCGGGCTCCATTGCCGACGCCAACGACGCCGCGCAATTCGGCGAGCTGGAAACCCTCGGCGAGCTGACCAAGGTTGCCTGGAAGCACGACGTGCAGACCATGATCGAAGGCCCTGGTCATGTGCCGATGCACCTGATCAAGGAGAACATGGACAAGCAGCTGGAGTGCTGCGACGAGGCGCCGTTCTACACCCTCGGCCCGCTGACCACCGATATCGCCCCCGGCTATGACCACATCACCTCCGGCATCGGCGCGGCGATGATCGGCTGGTTCGGTTGCGCCATGCTCTGCTACGTGACGCCGAAGGAGCACCTGGGCCTGCCGAACAAGGATGACGTGAAGACCGGCATCATCACTTACAAGATCGCGGCCCACGCCGCCGACCTCGCCAAGGGCCACCCGGGCGCGCAGATCCGCGACAATGCGCTGTCCAAGGCGCGCTTCGAGTTCCGTTGGGAAGACCAGTTCAATCTGGGCCTGGACCCGGATACCGCGCGGGCCTTCCATGACGAGACCCTGCCCAAGGAGTCGGCCAAGGTGGCGCACTTCTGCTCCATGTGCGGGCCGAAGTTCTGCTCCATGAAGATCACCCAGGAAGTGCGCGACTATGCCAAGGAGAATGGCCTGACCGACGAGCAGAAGGCCATCGAGGCCGGTTTCGCCGAGCAGTCGGGGCGCTTCAAGGACGAGGGGTCGGTGATCTACAAGCAGGTGTGA
- a CDS encoding TolC family outer membrane protein — MLRRLSLAIAVASAFAGAAWAEDAPLSAKTDLVTVYKDAVDNNADLAAARANYEAQREAVPQARSGLLPQINGGATANNTRTKLDEPSETFSRSGIAYQATLSQPIFRADRWFQLKAAESLTEQAALDFSATQQNLILQTAETYFAVLRAQDNLASTKAEEAAFKRQLDQANERFDVGLSDKTDVLEAQAGYDTARANRMIAERNVEDAFQAMVTLTNREYASIEGILHTLPVVEPAPNDAKAWVDTAAQQNLNLQAANYAVDAAEETLRQRKAGHAPTLDAVASYQKGDNDSLGFSNTGNSTQRFGSDVEQRSIGLQLNIPIYSGGLTSSQVRESYQRLNQTEQQRESLRRVVVQNTRNFHRAVNTDVEQVKARKQSIISNQSALEATEIGYQVGTRNIVDVLDAQRQLYSSVRDYNNARYDYILDNLRLKQSAGTLSPGDLEALAAFLKPDYDPDKDFLPPDLAKAAEASLRGNLEY, encoded by the coding sequence ATGCTGCGCAGACTCTCGCTGGCCATTGCCGTGGCCTCCGCCTTTGCCGGAGCCGCCTGGGCCGAAGATGCCCCCCTGTCAGCCAAGACGGACCTCGTGACCGTCTACAAGGACGCTGTCGACAACAACGCCGACCTCGCCGCCGCCCGCGCCAACTATGAAGCGCAGCGCGAAGCGGTGCCCCAGGCCCGCTCCGGCCTGCTGCCGCAGATCAATGGCGGTGCCACGGCCAACAACACACGCACCAAGCTGGACGAGCCCTCCGAGACCTTCTCGCGCAGCGGCATCGCCTACCAGGCAACCCTGAGCCAGCCCATCTTCCGCGCTGACCGCTGGTTCCAGCTGAAGGCCGCCGAGTCCCTCACCGAACAGGCCGCCCTGGACTTCTCCGCGACCCAGCAGAACCTGATCCTGCAGACCGCCGAAACCTACTTCGCGGTGCTGCGCGCCCAGGACAACCTGGCGTCCACCAAAGCCGAGGAAGCGGCGTTCAAGCGCCAGCTCGACCAGGCCAACGAACGTTTCGATGTCGGCCTCTCGGACAAGACCGACGTGCTCGAAGCCCAGGCCGGCTACGACACCGCCCGCGCCAACCGGATGATCGCCGAGCGCAACGTGGAAGACGCCTTCCAGGCGATGGTGACCCTGACCAACCGCGAGTACGCCTCGATCGAAGGCATCCTCCACACCCTCCCGGTGGTAGAGCCCGCGCCGAACGATGCCAAGGCCTGGGTCGACACCGCCGCCCAGCAGAACCTCAACCTGCAGGCCGCCAACTACGCTGTCGACGCCGCCGAGGAAACCCTGCGCCAGCGCAAGGCCGGCCATGCGCCGACCCTGGACGCGGTGGCCAGCTACCAGAAGGGCGACAACGACAGCCTCGGCTTCAGCAACACCGGTAACAGCACCCAGCGCTTCGGCAGCGATGTGGAGCAACGCAGCATCGGCCTGCAACTGAATATCCCGATCTACAGCGGCGGGCTGACCAGCTCCCAGGTGCGCGAGTCGTACCAGCGCCTGAACCAGACCGAACAGCAGCGCGAGAGCCTGCGCCGCGTCGTGGTGCAGAACACCCGCAACTTCCACCGTGCGGTGAACACCGACGTCGAGCAGGTGAAGGCGCGCAAGCAGTCGATCATCTCCAACCAGAGCGCCCTGGAAGCCACCGAGATCGGTTACCAGGTGGGCACCCGCAACATCGTCGACGTGCTGGACGCCCAGCGCCAGCTGTACAGCTCGGTACGCGACTACAACAACGCCCGCTACGACTACATCCTCGACAACCTGCGCCTGAAGCAGTCCGCCGGCACCCTGAGCCCGGGCGACCTGGAGGCCCTCGCCGCCTTCCTCAAGCCCGACTACGACCCGGACAAGGATTTCCTCCCCCCGGACCTGGCCAAGGCGGCGGAAGCCAGCCTGCGCGGCAACCTGGAATACTGA
- the waaA gene encoding lipid IV(A) 3-deoxy-D-manno-octulosonic acid transferase produces MNRTLYTLLFHFGLPLVALRLAWRAWRAPAYARRIRERFALGLPALKPGGIWVHAVSVGESIAAAPMIRALMERHPDLPITITCMTPTGSERIRALFGDQVQHCYLPYDLPWAAARFLDRVRPKLAVIMETELWPNHIHQCARRGIPVVLANARLSARSARGYARFGALTAPMLAELSWIAVQTEAEAERFRNLGARPECVEVTGSIKFDLRIDPALPQRAAALRGQWAAESRPVWIAASTHAGEDEIILAAHRRLLAQQPDALLILVPRHPERFGPMFELCRREGLATVRRSTGAPVSAGDSVVLGDTMGELLFLYALADVAFVGGSLVPNGGHNLLEPAALGKPVLSGPHLFNFLEIAAQLRDAGALAEVMDADQLATQVGGLWADQARAGVMRDAGLSVLKANQGALERLLAGLARLLCQGSSSQ; encoded by the coding sequence ATGAATCGCACCCTCTATACCCTGCTGTTCCATTTTGGTCTGCCGCTGGTCGCCCTGCGCCTGGCCTGGCGCGCCTGGCGCGCGCCGGCCTACGCACGGCGCATCCGCGAGCGTTTCGCCCTCGGCCTGCCGGCGTTGAAGCCGGGCGGTATCTGGGTCCACGCCGTGTCGGTGGGCGAGAGCATTGCCGCCGCACCGATGATCCGCGCCTTGATGGAACGCCACCCGGACCTGCCCATCACCATCACCTGCATGACGCCCACGGGCTCCGAGCGCATCCGCGCCCTGTTCGGCGACCAGGTGCAGCACTGCTACCTGCCCTACGACCTGCCCTGGGCGGCGGCGCGGTTTCTCGATCGGGTGCGGCCCAAGCTGGCGGTGATCATGGAAACCGAGCTCTGGCCCAATCACATCCACCAGTGCGCGCGACGCGGCATTCCGGTGGTGCTGGCCAATGCGCGGCTGTCCGCGCGCTCGGCGCGCGGCTATGCGCGGTTTGGTGCGCTCACCGCGCCCATGCTGGCGGAGCTCAGTTGGATCGCCGTGCAGACCGAGGCCGAGGCCGAGCGCTTCCGCAACCTGGGCGCGCGTCCCGAGTGCGTGGAGGTGACCGGCTCGATCAAATTCGACCTGCGCATCGACCCGGCGCTGCCGCAACGCGCCGCCGCGTTGCGTGGCCAGTGGGCGGCGGAATCGCGACCGGTGTGGATCGCCGCCAGCACCCACGCCGGCGAGGACGAAATCATCCTCGCCGCCCACCGGCGGTTGCTTGCGCAGCAGCCCGACGCCCTGCTGATCCTGGTGCCGCGCCATCCGGAGCGTTTCGGCCCGATGTTCGAACTCTGCCGCCGCGAAGGGCTGGCCACGGTACGCCGCTCTACCGGGGCGCCGGTATCGGCGGGCGATTCGGTCGTGCTGGGCGACACCATGGGCGAACTGCTGTTCCTCTACGCCCTGGCGGACGTCGCCTTCGTCGGCGGCAGCCTGGTGCCCAACGGCGGCCACAACCTGCTGGAGCCCGCCGCCCTGGGCAAGCCGGTGCTGTCCGGTCCTCACCTGTTCAATTTCCTCGAAATCGCCGCGCAACTGCGTGACGCCGGGGCGCTGGCCGAGGTGATGGATGCGGATCAACTGGCCACGCAGGTGGGCGGGCTCTGGGCCGATCAGGCCCGGGCAGGCGTCATGCGCGATGCCGGCTTGTCCGTGCTCAAGGCCAACCAAGGGGCGCTGGAACGGTTGCTGGCGGGGCTTGCACGGCTACTTTGCCAAGGGTCGTCCAGCCAGTAG
- a CDS encoding LysR family transcriptional regulator — translation MQWNLEQIRLFVGVAEGQSFSAVARQLRRAQSAVSSGIALLEEDLGVQLFERSSGRQPRLTVAGAALLEEAREVLRQCQRLDGRALGLARGEEARLRLAQDEAMPYQPVLSSLEALGAAFPMLEVQLASSAQGEVARKLLERRADLGLLFHHEHMPDALERQRLGTIEMVTVCGADHPLAAQAFADRRELARHRQILMSPQDSHYPGGEQVGPQVWRADSFYVMAELLMRGLGWAWLPRHVAQYPAYQGQLVELRSDWTPPSLVVELVCRRDEALGPAALWLADSLAEHLQAMG, via the coding sequence ATGCAATGGAACCTGGAACAGATCCGCCTGTTCGTCGGCGTGGCCGAAGGGCAGTCCTTCTCCGCGGTGGCGCGCCAGCTGCGCCGTGCTCAGTCGGCGGTGAGCAGCGGCATCGCGTTGCTGGAGGAAGACCTCGGCGTGCAGCTGTTCGAGCGCAGCAGCGGACGCCAGCCGCGACTGACGGTGGCCGGAGCCGCCTTGCTCGAGGAAGCCCGCGAGGTGCTGCGCCAGTGCCAGCGCCTGGACGGACGCGCCCTGGGCCTGGCGCGGGGCGAGGAGGCGCGGCTGCGCCTGGCCCAGGACGAAGCCATGCCCTACCAGCCGGTGCTCTCCAGCCTGGAGGCATTGGGCGCGGCGTTTCCCATGCTGGAGGTGCAACTGGCCAGCAGCGCCCAGGGCGAGGTGGCGCGCAAGCTGCTGGAACGCCGCGCCGACCTGGGGCTGTTGTTCCACCACGAGCACATGCCCGATGCCCTGGAACGCCAGCGCCTGGGCACCATCGAGATGGTCACCGTCTGTGGTGCCGATCACCCGTTGGCGGCGCAGGCCTTTGCCGACCGCCGGGAGCTGGCGCGGCACCGGCAAATCCTCATGTCGCCGCAGGACAGCCACTACCCGGGCGGTGAGCAGGTCGGCCCGCAGGTGTGGCGCGCCGACAGCTTCTACGTCATGGCCGAACTCCTGATGCGCGGCTTGGGCTGGGCCTGGTTGCCGCGCCATGTGGCGCAGTACCCGGCCTACCAGGGGCAACTGGTGGAATTGCGCAGCGACTGGACGCCGCCGTCGCTGGTGGTGGAGCTGGTCTGCCGGCGCGACGAGGCACTGGGGCCGGCGGCGCTCTGGCTGGCGGACAGCCTGGCGGAGCACCTGCAAGCCATGGGTTAG
- a CDS encoding DMT family transporter has protein sequence MTGYIYLAIAIAAEVIATTSMKAIDGFNKPLPLILVVGGYAIAFWMLTLVVRSIPVGIAYAIWAGLGIVLVSVAALVLYQQKLDVPAVLGMGLIVSGVVVIQLFSSSTGH, from the coding sequence ATGACCGGCTACATCTATCTCGCCATTGCCATCGCCGCCGAAGTGATCGCCACCACCTCGATGAAGGCCATCGACGGCTTCAACAAACCCCTGCCGCTGATCCTGGTGGTGGGCGGCTACGCCATCGCTTTCTGGATGCTTACCCTGGTGGTGCGCAGCATCCCGGTAGGCATCGCCTACGCGATCTGGGCCGGTCTCGGCATCGTGCTGGTCAGCGTCGCCGCCCTGGTGCTCTACCAGCAGAAGCTGGATGTCCCCGCCGTACTCGGCATGGGACTGATCGTTTCCGGCGTGGTGGTGATCCAGCTGTTCTCCAGCAGCACCGGGCATTGA
- a CDS encoding NAD(P)/FAD-dependent oxidoreductase, translating into MAESLSTDVLILGGGIAGLWLNARLRKLGYSTLLVENASLGGGQSVKSQGIIHGGAKYALHGALTGASEAIADMPRRWREALAGHGELDLSGVRLLSDAHYLWSPGTLAGNLTSFFASKAVRGRVDQVKGTELPPALQHPKFKGKVYRLAELVLDVPSLIARLAELAGDSLLAAREVEPLQESGQLAGLRLDGREVRAQRIVLSAGAGNEALLGSLGIQQPAMQRRPLHMVMVKAPSLKPLYAHCLGGGPKPRITVTSHPAADGQWVWYLGGDLAEADGVARNEAEQIAAGEQELRQLLPWIDLSAAQWATLRVDRAEPAQSGLVRPDNAFLSEQGRLLVGWPTKLALAPDFADRVLAGLERDGVKPGTHAPLPALPRPPVAQPAWEELLG; encoded by the coding sequence ATGGCCGAATCCCTTTCCACCGATGTGCTCATCCTGGGCGGCGGTATCGCCGGCCTCTGGCTCAACGCCCGTCTGCGCAAGCTGGGCTATTCCACCCTGCTGGTGGAGAACGCCAGCCTCGGAGGCGGACAGAGCGTGAAGTCCCAGGGGATCATCCACGGTGGCGCCAAGTACGCCCTGCACGGTGCCCTGACCGGCGCGTCCGAGGCCATCGCCGACATGCCGCGGCGCTGGCGCGAGGCCCTGGCCGGCCACGGTGAACTGGACCTGTCCGGCGTGCGCCTGCTCTCCGACGCCCACTACCTCTGGTCCCCCGGCACCCTGGCCGGCAACCTCACCAGCTTCTTCGCCAGCAAGGCGGTGCGCGGCCGCGTCGACCAGGTCAAGGGCACCGAGCTGCCGCCGGCGCTGCAACACCCGAAGTTCAAGGGCAAGGTCTATCGCCTGGCCGAACTGGTGCTGGATGTCCCCAGCCTGATCGCGCGCCTGGCGGAACTGGCCGGCGACAGCCTGCTGGCGGCCCGCGAAGTCGAACCCCTGCAGGAAAGCGGCCAACTGGCCGGCCTGCGCCTCGACGGGCGCGAGGTTCGCGCCCAGCGCATCGTGCTCAGCGCCGGCGCCGGCAATGAAGCCCTGCTTGGCAGCCTCGGCATCCAGCAGCCGGCCATGCAGCGCCGCCCGCTGCACATGGTGATGGTCAAGGCCCCCAGCCTGAAGCCGCTGTACGCCCACTGCCTCGGTGGCGGGCCCAAGCCACGGATCACCGTCACCAGCCACCCGGCCGCCGATGGCCAGTGGGTCTGGTACCTGGGCGGCGACCTCGCCGAAGCCGATGGCGTCGCCCGCAACGAGGCCGAGCAGATCGCCGCCGGCGAACAGGAACTGCGCCAGTTGCTGCCCTGGATCGACCTCTCCGCCGCCCAGTGGGCGACCCTGCGGGTGGATCGCGCCGAACCGGCGCAGAGCGGCCTGGTTCGCCCGGACAACGCCTTCCTCAGCGAGCAGGGCCGTCTGCTGGTGGGGTGGCCCACCAAGCTGGCCCTGGCGCCGGACTTCGCCGACCGCGTGCTGGCGGGCCTGGAGCGCGACGGTGTGAAACCGGGTACGCATGCGCCACTGCCGGCGCTGCCCCGCCCGCCCGTGGCGCAGCCAGCCTGGGAGGAGTTACTCGGATGA
- a CDS encoding aldo/keto reductase, with the protein MNGLHSHHRPLGDTGLMVSPLGLGTVKLGRDQGVKYPSGFTIPDDAEARRLLALARDLGINLIDTAPAYGRSEERLGPLLRGQRQDWVIVSKVGEEFDGGISHFDFSPEHTRRSVERSLKRLETDFIDLVLVHSDGNDLAILQDSGVYQTLAELKQAGKIRAFGLSGKTVDGGLLALERGDCAMVTYNLNEQGEKPVLDFALQQNKGILIKKGLASGHACLAAGVDPVRASFELIFGHPAVTSAIIGTINPLHLSHNVATAVAVIEGHP; encoded by the coding sequence ATGAACGGCCTGCACTCCCACCATCGTCCCCTGGGCGACACCGGCCTGATGGTTTCCCCGCTGGGCCTGGGCACGGTGAAACTCGGCCGCGACCAGGGCGTGAAATACCCGTCCGGTTTCACCATTCCCGATGATGCCGAGGCTCGTCGGCTGTTGGCCCTGGCCCGCGACCTCGGTATCAACCTGATCGACACGGCCCCGGCCTACGGCCGCAGCGAGGAACGCCTCGGCCCGCTGCTGCGCGGCCAGCGCCAGGACTGGGTGATCGTCAGCAAGGTGGGCGAGGAGTTCGACGGCGGCATCTCCCACTTCGACTTCAGCCCCGAACACACGCGGCGCTCCGTCGAGCGCAGCCTGAAACGCCTGGAAACCGACTTCATCGACCTGGTGCTGGTGCATTCCGACGGCAACGACCTGGCCATCCTGCAGGACAGCGGCGTCTACCAGACCCTCGCCGAACTGAAACAGGCCGGCAAGATCCGCGCCTTCGGCCTCTCCGGCAAGACCGTGGACGGTGGCCTGCTGGCCCTGGAACGGGGCGATTGCGCCATGGTCACCTACAACCTCAACGAGCAGGGCGAGAAGCCGGTGCTCGACTTCGCCCTGCAACAGAACAAGGGCATCCTGATCAAGAAGGGCCTGGCCAGCGGCCACGCCTGCCTCGCAGCCGGCGTCGACCCGGTGCGCGCCAGCTTCGAACTGATCTTCGGTCATCCCGCGGTGACCAGCGCGATAATCGGGACCATTAATCCGCTGCATCTGTCCCATAATGTCGCGACGGCTGTCGCCGTCATCGAGGGTCATCCATAA
- a CDS encoding metal ABC transporter ATPase codes for MPRILARKDPSAFKTLPLHVEASADALSYQSLGRPLNFTQMLERRRPVQVNDNQRFAVELANLGVSVRLTLTLQGRDYWLLVRQRRADRGDTVLKLISGYVPAHELNLPLLTAIQEVAEECLIETPEGWLAGRFADTWLPTPYQRELRYRESPHFRLSPLSGAARPVRNGKLTLLERPQAYVHVPTASLQLVYDLRLDLPRDSHQISLFHVDEVLQDGQLVACLERRRPDIYLLPLHQGLPTGDLLTLRNGELKAASPRGIWLSESFAEQDGWLVHEERVRWRDWLARVGTARPQGKKLAC; via the coding sequence ATGCCGCGAATCCTCGCCCGCAAGGACCCCAGCGCGTTCAAGACCCTGCCGTTGCATGTCGAAGCCAGTGCCGACGCCCTGAGTTACCAGAGCCTGGGGCGGCCGCTGAATTTCACCCAGATGCTGGAGCGCCGCCGCCCGGTGCAGGTCAACGACAACCAGCGCTTCGCGGTGGAATTGGCCAATCTCGGGGTTTCCGTGCGGCTGACCCTGACCCTCCAGGGCCGCGATTACTGGCTGCTGGTGCGGCAGCGGCGGGCGGATCGCGGCGATACCGTGCTCAAGCTGATTTCCGGCTACGTCCCGGCCCACGAACTGAACCTGCCCCTGCTCACCGCCATCCAGGAAGTGGCCGAGGAGTGCCTGATCGAAACCCCGGAAGGCTGGCTCGCCGGACGCTTCGCCGACACCTGGCTGCCAACGCCCTACCAGCGCGAACTGCGATATCGCGAATCCCCCCACTTCCGCCTCAGCCCCTTGTCCGGCGCCGCGCGCCCGGTGCGCAACGGCAAACTGACCCTGCTGGAGCGGCCACAAGCTTACGTGCACGTGCCGACGGCTTCCCTGCAACTGGTCTACGACCTGCGCCTGGACCTGCCCCGGGACAGCCACCAGATCAGCCTCTTCCATGTGGACGAGGTACTCCAGGACGGCCAGTTGGTGGCCTGTCTGGAGCGGCGGCGGCCCGATATCTACCTGCTGCCCCTGCACCAGGGCCTGCCCACCGGCGACCTCCTGACCCTGCGCAATGGCGAGCTCAAGGCTGCCAGCCCTCGCGGCATCTGGCTCTCGGAGAGTTTCGCCGAGCAGGACGGCTGGCTGGTGCACGAGGAGCGCGTGCGTTGGCGCGACTGGCTGGCACGGGTGGGGACGGCCCGGCCGCAGGGAAAAAAGCTGGCCTGCTGA